One window of the Allosaccharopolyspora coralli genome contains the following:
- a CDS encoding helix-turn-helix domain-containing protein: MSRRPVEPARAPRRANSAPQAGAGSTAPAKESSLTLERGLNLLQAVADAESEAPTISELATAIDVSRAAVYRLIGPLQARGLIRREGSRVRLGLGVLWLAGRVLPQLRFAAMPTLRALAERAGNTVHLTVADGHEAQAVAVVEPSWTSYHVAYRVGTRHSVETGAAGRAIDLPAEGPQWTASAGELQSGACGIAAPVRRVPGLRASVGIVSLQPLSQEELGPLVAEAAEAVAAALR; encoded by the coding sequence ATGAGCAGGCGTCCCGTCGAACCGGCGCGTGCGCCGCGCAGGGCGAACAGCGCGCCCCAGGCCGGCGCGGGTTCGACGGCGCCGGCCAAAGAGAGCTCGCTGACGCTGGAGCGGGGTCTGAACCTGCTGCAGGCGGTCGCCGACGCCGAGTCCGAGGCGCCGACGATCAGCGAACTCGCCACGGCGATCGACGTGAGCCGTGCGGCGGTGTACCGGCTGATCGGCCCGTTGCAGGCGCGCGGGCTGATCCGCAGAGAGGGCTCCCGGGTCCGGTTGGGACTCGGGGTGCTCTGGCTCGCGGGCCGGGTGCTGCCGCAGTTGCGGTTCGCCGCGATGCCCACGTTGCGGGCGTTGGCGGAGCGCGCGGGCAACACCGTGCATCTGACCGTCGCCGACGGGCACGAGGCGCAGGCGGTCGCCGTGGTCGAACCGTCGTGGACGAGCTACCACGTCGCCTACCGCGTGGGTACCCGGCATTCCGTGGAGACCGGAGCCGCCGGACGGGCGATCGACCTGCCCGCCGAGGGGCCGCAGTGGACGGCCAGCGCCGGTGAGTTGCAGTCGGGCGCGTGCGGGATCGCCGCCCCCGTGCGCCGAGTACCCGGGTTGCGGGCGAGCGTGGGGATCGTGTCGTTGCAGCCGCTCTCGCAGGAGGAACTCGGCCCGCTCGTGGCCGAGGCGGCCGAAGCGGTCGCCGCCGCCCTACGCTGA